In Bacillus sp. NP247, one DNA window encodes the following:
- the nfsA gene encoding oxygen-insensitive NADPH nitroreductase, giving the protein MNETIHKMEQHVSVRKYKEEPISKEIVERMVQVAQHAASSHFVQAYSLIYVTDQELKAKLAELSGNRHVKDCAAFFVCCADLKRLETACEKHGTEIKHEGVEDFIVATVDASLFAQNLALAAESLGYGICYIGGIRNNPKEVSELLHLPDKVYPVFGMTVGVPDEEHGVKPRLPVAAILHENGYDEKKYAELLNEYDEMMSAYYKERSSNQKNVTWTESMSTFMSKEKRMHMKEFLSGKGLNKK; this is encoded by the coding sequence ATGAATGAGACGATACATAAAATGGAGCAACACGTTTCAGTTCGTAAATATAAAGAAGAACCAATCTCAAAAGAGATAGTAGAAAGAATGGTGCAAGTAGCACAACATGCGGCTTCCTCACATTTTGTACAGGCGTATTCTCTTATATATGTAACAGATCAGGAACTAAAGGCTAAACTAGCTGAATTATCCGGGAATCGTCACGTGAAAGACTGCGCAGCATTCTTTGTATGCTGTGCGGATTTAAAACGTTTAGAAACTGCATGTGAGAAACATGGAACAGAAATTAAACATGAGGGAGTAGAGGACTTTATTGTAGCAACAGTAGATGCCTCATTATTTGCACAAAACTTAGCGCTAGCAGCGGAATCTTTAGGATACGGCATTTGTTATATTGGTGGTATTCGTAATAACCCGAAAGAAGTGAGTGAATTACTTCATTTACCGGATAAAGTATATCCTGTGTTTGGAATGACAGTCGGTGTGCCAGATGAAGAACATGGAGTTAAACCACGTTTACCGGTAGCAGCAATCCTTCATGAAAATGGATATGATGAAAAGAAATATGCTGAATTATTAAACGAATATGATGAAATGATGAGCGCGTATTACAAAGAAAGATCATCAAATCAAAAAAACGTAACATGGACGGAATCAATGAGCACATTTATGTCAAAAGAGAAGAGAATGCATATGAAAGAGTTTTTAAGTGGGAAAGGATTAAATAAAAAATGA
- a CDS encoding chemotaxis protein CheA: MQTDLLNIFFEEAEEHLQSLNENVLNLEQNPADMGVVGEIFRSAHTFKGMSASMEFTEMADLTHKMENVLDEIRHGNMMVNANIIDVIFECIDNLEKMVADVQQGGMGNIDVVSTKHKLEALLNGNVEASMEQVEQSSINNDDTVSHEVYITVEQQAILKAVRAIMCIEALQNVGDIQKTVPSIEEIEADAFGFEFTVYMETDRSVEELKQVVLHVSEIEKVEVKQGNIAEEGIVQSIAATQLDPSLEARTPTASTTPAKSTTKTKNAKVENRSIRVQLEKIERLMNMFEESVIERGRIDELAETIQNKELIEHLNRLGDISKDIQNVLLNMRMVPIETVFNRFPRMVRMLAKDLGKKIDLQIKGEDTEVDKIVIDEIGDPLVHLIRNAIDHGIETVENRRDAGKNETGTIKLEAFHSGNHVVIQITDDGNGIHKGKVLEKAIKNGVVTESEANKLTDREVFDLIFQPGFSTAEVVSDLSGRGVGLDVVKHTIHSLGGHLIIDSEEGKGSTFRIELPLTLSIIQSMLVQTSDKRYALPLGNIVEAIRIKKEDIQSLQGKDVLNYRNQIIEVKHLSTVFGEKTVDEAFASYDSQMVPVLIVRNTHRSYGLIVNTIIGQREIVLKSLGDFFAESSNYFSGATILGDGRVVLILNPEGL, from the coding sequence ATGCAAACAGATCTATTAAATATATTTTTTGAAGAAGCAGAAGAACATTTACAGTCGCTAAATGAAAATGTGCTAAATTTAGAACAGAATCCTGCCGATATGGGTGTTGTAGGGGAAATATTCCGCTCAGCTCATACGTTTAAAGGTATGTCTGCGAGTATGGAATTTACAGAAATGGCGGATTTAACGCATAAGATGGAAAATGTTTTAGACGAAATCCGTCATGGAAATATGATGGTGAATGCTAATATTATTGATGTTATTTTTGAGTGCATTGATAATTTAGAAAAGATGGTTGCAGATGTGCAGCAGGGCGGAATGGGTAATATTGATGTTGTATCTACAAAGCATAAATTAGAAGCGTTATTAAACGGGAATGTAGAAGCTTCTATGGAACAAGTAGAGCAAAGTAGTATAAACAATGATGATACAGTTTCACATGAAGTATATATAACCGTTGAACAACAAGCCATTTTAAAAGCAGTACGTGCCATTATGTGTATTGAAGCATTACAAAATGTAGGGGATATACAAAAAACGGTTCCAAGCATTGAAGAAATCGAAGCGGATGCTTTTGGATTTGAGTTTACAGTATATATGGAGACCGATCGTAGTGTTGAAGAATTGAAACAGGTGGTGCTTCACGTTTCTGAAATTGAGAAAGTAGAAGTGAAGCAAGGAAATATAGCTGAAGAAGGAATCGTACAATCTATTGCAGCAACGCAGCTGGATCCATCTCTAGAGGCACGAACTCCAACAGCTAGTACTACACCGGCTAAAAGTACTACAAAAACGAAAAATGCTAAAGTAGAGAATCGTTCTATTCGTGTTCAGTTAGAAAAAATCGAAAGATTAATGAATATGTTTGAAGAAAGTGTAATTGAGCGTGGACGAATTGATGAATTAGCAGAAACGATTCAAAATAAAGAGTTAATCGAGCATTTAAATCGATTAGGGGATATTTCAAAAGATATCCAAAATGTATTGTTAAATATGCGTATGGTACCGATCGAAACGGTCTTTAATCGTTTCCCGCGTATGGTACGTATGTTAGCGAAAGATTTAGGTAAAAAAATCGATTTACAAATTAAAGGTGAAGATACTGAAGTTGATAAAATTGTTATTGACGAAATTGGTGATCCACTCGTTCATTTAATTCGTAATGCAATTGATCATGGTATTGAAACTGTCGAAAACCGACGTGATGCCGGGAAGAATGAGACAGGTACTATTAAATTAGAGGCGTTTCATAGTGGAAATCATGTCGTAATTCAAATTACTGATGATGGAAATGGTATTCATAAAGGAAAAGTATTAGAAAAAGCGATAAAAAATGGTGTTGTAACGGAATCAGAGGCAAATAAATTAACGGATCGTGAAGTGTTTGATCTTATTTTTCAACCGGGATTTAGTACAGCGGAAGTTGTATCTGACCTTTCTGGACGTGGAGTTGGATTAGATGTTGTTAAACATACGATTCATAGTTTAGGTGGGCATTTAATTATTGATTCTGAAGAAGGAAAAGGAAGTACATTCAGAATTGAACTTCCTTTAACATTGTCTATTATTCAATCAATGCTTGTTCAAACAAGTGATAAGCGTTATGCGTTGCCTCTTGGCAATATTGTTGAAGCCATTCGAATTAAGAAAGAAGACATACAATCGTTACAAGGAAAAGACGTTTTAAACTATCGCAATCAAATTATTGAAGTGAAACATTTAAGTACTGTATTTGGTGAAAAAACAGTAGATGAGGCGTTCGCATCATATGATAGTCAAATGGTTCCTGTGTTAATTGTTCGTAATACACATCGTAGCTATGGACTTATCGTAAACACAATTATCGGTCAAAGAGAAATAGTCTTAAAGTCATTAGGTGATTTCTTTGCAGAGAGCTCTAACTATTTCTCTGGTGCGACAATTCTCGGTGATGGACGAGTGGTCCTCATTTTAAACCCAGAAGGTTTATAA
- a CDS encoding sigma-70 family RNA polymerase sigma factor, translating to MFMIFDSEEDLIIAMKKRDQDALKEVIDQYGKLILYIIHKSLSTLIEKQYVDDCYNDVFTVIWFNIDQFDIEKGNLKSWMIGITKLKALEYKKKVYKENKIDKDVEVDTGIHDRYEIEQEEEIMEIVQDLNTKDRYIFLKRYIDGYSIDDIAKELKVTADYIYNRISRGKKKLQKLWKGSV from the coding sequence ATGTTTATGATTTTCGATTCTGAAGAGGATTTAATTATAGCTATGAAAAAACGCGATCAAGATGCTTTGAAAGAAGTGATTGATCAATATGGAAAATTAATTTTGTACATTATTCATAAATCATTAAGTACCCTTATTGAAAAACAATATGTGGATGATTGTTATAATGATGTATTTACTGTCATTTGGTTTAATATCGACCAATTTGATATAGAAAAGGGCAACTTAAAATCTTGGATGATTGGTATTACTAAATTAAAGGCATTGGAATATAAAAAGAAAGTATATAAAGAGAATAAAATCGATAAAGATGTAGAAGTAGATACAGGTATCCATGATAGGTATGAAATAGAACAAGAAGAAGAGATTATGGAAATCGTACAAGATTTAAATACGAAGGATCGATATATCTTTTTAAAGAGGTATATTGATGGGTATTCCATTGACGATATTGCAAAAGAATTAAAAGTAACGGCTGATTATATATACAATAGAATTTCTCGTGGGAAGAAAAAACTTCAAAAACTGTGGAAAGGGAGTGTGTAA
- a CDS encoding MFS transporter, whose protein sequence is MKNKLLLLSGTGISRLGDFMYLIALNIMVLNSTNSPAAVAGLWIVGPIATVVTKIWSGSIVDRLNKRSIMLITDIIRAALIGCIPLFDSIWAIYIFIFLTRIATSFFDPASFSYKTMLIRAEERAQFNAWNNFCTSGAFIIGPALAGILLTTYSASFVIYCNSLSFLLSTILIYFLPNITLQTKQNEEVANTFVQTLRSDLKQVFSFARTETYIILIFFLFQATMLVSMALDSQEVVFTNQVLFLSDMEYSMLVSITGAAYVFGSFLISLFSKRLPIQHCIGLGMIFTAIGYVIFAFSSSFIVAASGFILLGISSSFAGTGFITFYQNNIPLHMIGRIDSVFDSIKNFIQIFFILAIGASAQFLSVQITVISSSLLILFLSCLLAIRVMTPSREKYFKATGSSLEY, encoded by the coding sequence ATGAAAAATAAATTATTATTATTGTCGGGAACAGGAATTTCTCGTTTAGGTGATTTTATGTATCTCATCGCTCTAAACATAATGGTATTAAATAGCACAAACTCACCTGCTGCTGTAGCAGGATTATGGATTGTAGGTCCAATTGCCACCGTTGTTACAAAAATATGGTCTGGTAGCATAGTAGATCGATTAAACAAACGGTCCATTATGCTCATCACAGATATCATTCGAGCAGCTCTCATTGGCTGTATTCCACTATTTGATTCTATTTGGGCCATTTATATTTTTATCTTTTTGACTCGTATTGCTACATCATTTTTCGATCCAGCTTCATTTTCTTATAAAACAATGCTCATACGAGCTGAAGAACGTGCTCAATTCAACGCTTGGAATAACTTTTGTACAAGCGGGGCTTTTATTATCGGTCCAGCCCTTGCTGGAATACTTCTCACCACGTACTCAGCATCCTTTGTTATTTACTGCAACTCACTTTCCTTTCTACTTTCTACTATTCTCATTTATTTCTTACCAAACATTACATTACAAACAAAGCAAAACGAAGAGGTTGCAAATACTTTCGTACAAACATTACGAAGTGATTTGAAACAAGTTTTTTCATTCGCTCGAACTGAAACTTACATTATTCTCATATTCTTTTTATTTCAAGCGACTATGCTTGTTTCTATGGCACTCGATTCACAAGAAGTTGTTTTCACAAATCAAGTACTGTTTTTATCCGATATGGAATATAGCATGCTTGTTAGTATAACTGGTGCTGCTTACGTTTTCGGTTCCTTTCTCATCTCTCTCTTTTCTAAACGATTACCAATTCAACATTGTATCGGATTAGGTATGATATTCACAGCAATAGGCTATGTAATTTTCGCCTTTTCAAGTTCATTTATAGTCGCAGCGAGCGGTTTCATTTTACTTGGCATTTCTTCATCATTTGCTGGTACTGGCTTTATAACATTTTATCAAAATAACATCCCTTTACATATGATAGGACGTATCGATAGCGTGTTTGATTCAATAAAAAATTTCATCCAAATCTTTTTCATTTTAGCAATTGGAGCATCCGCACAATTTCTTTCCGTTCAAATTACTGTAATCAGTAGTTCATTACTCATTCTTTTCCTTTCCTGTTTATTAGCAATCCGGGTAATGACGCCTTCACGAGAAAAATATTTTAAAGCTACAGGATCATCACTAGAATATTAA
- a CDS encoding YjcZ family sporulation protein produces MSFGGSCAGFGGGFALLIVLFILLIIIGCSCWGGGGGF; encoded by the coding sequence ATGAGCTTTGGTGGTAGTTGCGCTGGTTTCGGCGGTGGATTTGCTTTACTCATCGTGCTATTCATCCTTCTAATTATTATCGGATGTAGCTGTTGGGGTGGCGGCGGAGGATTTTAA
- a CDS encoding HD domain-containing protein: MEHNILQVIALAEKLKYEMRHSWLSNGRQESVAEHTWRMSLMAILVEPYLDQKVNIEKLLKMVIIHDLVEAEAGDIPAFDTMNSRELQLQKQKNEQKAILNIKHTLEGSLGVELYDLWMEFEAKETYEAKVANALDKLEVKIQHNEADIDTWLPIEHKMTFQVGKHTDFDSFLSKLQKIIEQDGEKKLIAAGIDVEACKK, from the coding sequence ATGGAACATAACATTTTACAAGTCATTGCATTAGCAGAAAAACTAAAATATGAAATGCGACATAGTTGGCTTTCTAACGGACGTCAAGAAAGTGTTGCTGAACATACGTGGCGTATGTCCCTAATGGCTATCTTAGTTGAGCCTTATTTAGATCAAAAAGTAAATATAGAAAAATTACTTAAAATGGTTATTATTCATGACCTTGTCGAAGCAGAAGCTGGTGATATTCCTGCCTTTGATACGATGAATAGCCGTGAATTACAATTACAAAAACAAAAAAATGAGCAAAAGGCTATTTTAAATATTAAACATACACTAGAAGGTTCTCTCGGCGTGGAATTATACGATTTATGGATGGAGTTCGAAGCGAAAGAAACGTATGAAGCAAAAGTTGCTAACGCACTTGATAAACTTGAAGTGAAAATTCAACATAATGAAGCTGATATTGATACTTGGTTACCAATTGAGCATAAAATGACTTTCCAAGTTGGTAAACATACAGATTTTGACTCTTTCTTATCTAAATTACAAAAAATCATTGAACAAGACGGAGAAAAAAAATTAATCGCTGCTGGTATTGACGTTGAAGCATGCAAAAAGTAA
- a CDS encoding aspartyl-phosphate phosphatase Spo0E family protein, with protein MYYNFTSNIMGKGSFSIEMEMGQLHNKIEHKKKELMQLVARHGLGHNKVLLFSRDLDILINKFMNIKDKVYK; from the coding sequence ATGTACTATAATTTTACAAGTAATATTATGGGAAAAGGGAGTTTTAGTATAGAGATGGAGATGGGACAATTACACAATAAAATAGAACACAAAAAGAAAGAGTTAATGCAACTTGTTGCTAGGCATGGATTAGGTCATAATAAAGTTTTGTTATTTAGTCGAGATTTAGATATACTAATTAATAAGTTTATGAATATAAAAGACAAAGTATATAAGTGA
- a CDS encoding VOC family protein has protein sequence MIKGLYEAHLPVCNLEISIPFYESLGLKLYKRDKDIAFFWIVENESWIGLWEGKEYKVNYHPALRHIAFQVSLHDLENAIHWLKQKGISARKDFGMEPIEPIVFPELAHASVYFNDPDGNSLEFIAQLPVGLPKAEKMYLSEWKKQVQASLVDTV, from the coding sequence ATGATTAAAGGTCTTTATGAAGCACATTTACCTGTCTGTAATTTAGAAATTTCGATACCTTTTTATGAATCACTAGGGCTAAAATTATATAAAAGAGACAAAGATATCGCCTTCTTTTGGATTGTAGAAAATGAAAGTTGGATTGGTCTTTGGGAAGGAAAAGAATACAAAGTTAATTATCATCCAGCCTTACGACATATCGCCTTCCAAGTAAGCTTACACGATTTAGAAAACGCAATACACTGGCTCAAACAGAAAGGAATTTCAGCACGAAAAGACTTTGGGATGGAACCAATTGAACCAATCGTTTTTCCAGAATTAGCACACGCCTCCGTATATTTTAACGATCCTGATGGAAATAGTTTAGAATTCATTGCACAATTGCCTGTTGGACTACCTAAAGCAGAGAAAATGTATTTAAGTGAATGGAAAAAACAAGTACAGGCATCACTTGTAGATACGGTTTAA
- a CDS encoding DUF4870 domain-containing protein, which translates to MKGNNILSSLCYFSIFFAPFLLPIIVYFVAEDEVKHHAKKAFWSHAFPYAILFGGLALSGVYGLSFNQSESVGIGMVITYAVFILVGIYYFIWNIVKGIKVLKAA; encoded by the coding sequence ATGAAAGGAAATAATATTTTATCTTCGTTATGTTACTTTAGTATCTTTTTTGCACCGTTTTTACTGCCAATTATCGTTTACTTCGTTGCGGAAGATGAAGTAAAACATCATGCGAAAAAAGCATTTTGGTCACATGCTTTTCCATATGCAATTTTATTTGGAGGATTAGCATTATCAGGGGTATACGGTTTAAGTTTCAATCAGTCTGAGAGCGTTGGAATTGGGATGGTTATAACGTATGCAGTGTTTATTCTTGTAGGGATTTACTACTTCATTTGGAATATCGTCAAAGGTATTAAAGTATTGAAAGCAGCTTAA
- a CDS encoding flagellar motor protein MotP, whose product MGDENQGLARTQRKKRKFDISSPFGIVVGFVILIAAIMLGGGGIKAFKNFLDVSSILIVIGGTTATIIVAYRFGEIKKYTKSIFTVLHRREENLEQLTDLFVDFSKKSKKHGLLSLEVDGEQVDNPFIQKGIRLMLSGYDEAELKEVLMRDVETEVYELRKGATLLDKIGDFAPAWGMIGTLIGLIIMLQNLQDTSQIGTGMAVAMLTTLYGSVIANMIAIPLSEKVYRGIEDLYTEKKFVIEAISELYRGQIPSKLKLKLDTYVYETKIKKEKRAA is encoded by the coding sequence ATGGGAGACGAAAATCAAGGATTAGCTAGAACGCAAAGGAAAAAAAGGAAGTTTGATATTTCTAGCCCCTTTGGCATTGTAGTTGGTTTCGTTATTTTAATTGCAGCGATCATGCTTGGCGGTGGTGGAATAAAAGCTTTTAAAAATTTCTTAGATGTTTCATCTATTTTGATCGTTATAGGGGGAACAACAGCGACAATTATTGTGGCATATAGATTTGGAGAAATAAAAAAATATACGAAAAGTATTTTTACTGTTTTACATAGAAGAGAGGAAAATCTAGAACAGTTAACGGATTTGTTCGTTGATTTTTCGAAAAAGTCTAAAAAACATGGTTTACTCTCGTTAGAAGTTGATGGAGAGCAAGTAGACAACCCTTTTATTCAAAAGGGAATTCGTTTAATGTTAAGCGGTTATGATGAAGCAGAATTAAAAGAAGTATTAATGAGAGATGTTGAAACAGAAGTATATGAGTTAAGAAAAGGAGCAACATTATTAGATAAGATTGGTGATTTCGCTCCAGCGTGGGGTATGATAGGAACTTTAATTGGTCTTATTATTATGCTTCAAAACTTGCAAGATACATCGCAAATTGGTACAGGGATGGCAGTTGCTATGTTGACGACATTGTATGGATCTGTTATTGCAAACATGATTGCAATACCGCTATCTGAAAAAGTGTATCGTGGCATTGAAGATTTGTATACAGAGAAGAAGTTTGTAATAGAAGCAATTTCAGAGCTGTACCGAGGACAAATTCCTTCTAAATTAAAGTTAAAACTTGATACATATGTATATGAAACGAAGATAAAAAAAGAAAAACGAGCAGCCTAA
- a CDS encoding response regulator: MAHKILVVDDAMFMRTMIKNLLKSNSEFEVIGEAENGVEAIQKYKELQPDIVTLDITMPEMDGLEALKEIMKIDSSAKVVICSAMGQQGMVLDAIKGGAKDFIVKPFQADRVIEALTKVANS, translated from the coding sequence ATGGCACATAAAATTTTAGTTGTAGACGATGCGATGTTTATGCGAACAATGATTAAAAACTTATTAAAAAGTAATTCAGAATTTGAAGTTATCGGTGAAGCAGAGAATGGGGTAGAAGCGATTCAAAAGTATAAAGAACTTCAACCTGATATTGTAACACTAGATATTACTATGCCAGAAATGGACGGACTTGAAGCATTAAAAGAAATTATGAAAATTGATTCGAGTGCAAAGGTTGTTATTTGTTCTGCAATGGGACAACAAGGTATGGTGTTAGATGCAATTAAAGGCGGGGCAAAAGACTTTATTGTAAAGCCATTCCAAGCCGATCGTGTTATCGAAGCTTTAACAAAAGTAGCAAATAGCTAA
- the hfq gene encoding RNA chaperone Hfq: MEHLQEELYKQIKEEKGAVTIFLKSGVRIVGEVVGVDRFTVLILVDGKQQLIYKQAISTIMK, translated from the coding sequence ATGGAACACTTACAAGAAGAGTTGTATAAACAAATAAAAGAAGAAAAAGGTGCAGTTACTATATTTTTAAAGAGCGGAGTAAGAATAGTAGGGGAAGTAGTTGGAGTAGATAGATTTACAGTATTAATATTAGTAGATGGAAAACAACAACTTATTTATAAGCAGGCAATATCAACAATTATGAAATAA
- a CDS encoding OmpA family protein has translation MIKRPQKGSPRWMTTFTDLTMLLLTFFVLLVATSKQDTVKLSKMLEKFSDAEQVDAKVMEGTIPDISHEKNDEKAVSKKRMDELYKKLKAYVDNNGVSQVNVYREDTGVSIVIVDNLIFDTGDANVKPEAKEVISQLVGFFQSVPNPIVVEGHTDSRPIHNEKFPSNWELSSARAANMIHHLIEVYNVDDKRLAAVGYADTKPVASNDSPQNWEKNRRVVIYIKE, from the coding sequence ATGATAAAACGACCGCAAAAAGGATCGCCTCGTTGGATGACGACTTTTACTGATTTAACGATGTTATTGCTAACTTTCTTTGTATTACTAGTTGCGACTTCAAAACAAGATACAGTAAAATTATCGAAGATGCTTGAAAAGTTTAGTGATGCAGAGCAAGTAGATGCGAAAGTAATGGAAGGTACAATACCCGATATTTCACATGAAAAAAATGATGAAAAAGCAGTTTCAAAAAAACGAATGGATGAATTGTATAAAAAGTTAAAAGCATATGTAGATAATAATGGTGTTAGTCAAGTGAATGTATATCGCGAAGATACAGGCGTGAGCATCGTTATAGTGGATAACTTGATATTCGATACAGGTGATGCGAATGTTAAACCGGAAGCAAAAGAAGTAATTAGTCAATTAGTAGGGTTCTTTCAATCGGTACCAAACCCAATTGTTGTAGAAGGACATACAGATAGTAGACCGATTCATAATGAAAAATTTCCTTCCAACTGGGAATTATCTTCAGCACGAGCAGCTAATATGATTCACCATTTAATTGAAGTGTATAATGTAGATGATAAAAGGTTAGCAGCGGTAGGATATGCGGACACAAAACCAGTAGCATCAAATGATTCACCGCAAAATTGGGAGAAAAACCGGCGCGTTGTAATATATATTAAAGAATAA
- a CDS encoding transcriptional regulator, with the protein MFEDRLTISAEQQKLISNATRIQILHLLKDETLTAKQVSTKLNKSAGSVHYHIQILFDGGLLELVDTKEKRGIIEKYYKAKSAHFYIEEAGTEGTNTGSHIVSHLFLTPEELQQLTWEISQVLLRWESKTARQSASEEEYAISCRIK; encoded by the coding sequence ATGTTTGAGGATCGACTTACCATTTCAGCAGAACAACAAAAGCTAATTTCCAATGCAACTCGCATTCAAATTCTTCACCTTTTAAAAGACGAAACACTCACTGCAAAACAAGTATCTACTAAACTAAATAAATCTGCTGGTAGCGTTCACTATCACATCCAAATTTTATTTGACGGAGGCTTACTTGAATTAGTAGATACAAAGGAAAAACGAGGGATTATTGAAAAGTACTATAAAGCAAAATCTGCTCATTTCTATATTGAAGAAGCAGGCACGGAAGGAACAAATACAGGGAGCCATATTGTATCTCATTTATTTTTAACTCCAGAGGAATTACAACAACTCACTTGGGAAATTTCACAAGTTTTATTACGCTGGGAAAGCAAAACCGCTCGTCAATCAGCCTCAGAAGAAGAATACGCTATTTCCTGTCGGATAAAGTGA
- a CDS encoding flagellar motor switch protein FliG — MDKRLLSMLNELQYSDEEIKRLEQEADASINIDKYYVRNGELLKKLTLQMLEESIREELQENEEIENELLVEEGCMVNTKVIPNIYTVGATFYYYIVLTNKRLLMKGLDCYFKKVNEYSMLIEDIQAISQHKKMKNVYGIKYNKKYIQFGSVEHEQELAMIIMKLKQHGVKEEKYKDFEKGWMIYFNVLVIVTSGLLFLKYLM; from the coding sequence ATGGATAAAAGATTATTGTCGATGTTAAATGAGCTCCAATATTCAGATGAAGAAATTAAACGTTTAGAGCAAGAAGCGGATGCTTCTATAAATATAGATAAGTATTATGTGAGAAATGGTGAGCTGCTAAAAAAATTAACTTTACAAATGCTCGAAGAATCAATTCGTGAAGAGTTACAAGAAAATGAAGAAATTGAGAATGAACTATTAGTAGAAGAGGGATGCATGGTAAATACAAAAGTAATACCGAATATTTATACTGTAGGTGCAACTTTTTACTATTATATCGTTTTAACAAATAAAAGGTTGCTGATGAAAGGATTAGATTGTTATTTTAAAAAGGTAAATGAATACAGTATGTTAATAGAAGATATTCAAGCAATTTCACAACATAAAAAAATGAAAAACGTATACGGGATTAAATATAATAAAAAATATATACAATTTGGAAGTGTAGAGCACGAACAGGAACTAGCTATGATTATTATGAAATTAAAACAGCATGGAGTAAAAGAAGAGAAATATAAAGATTTTGAGAAAGGCTGGATGATTTATTTCAATGTTCTTGTTATAGTAACATCCGGTCTTTTATTTTTAAAATATTTAATGTAA